A single window of Patescibacteria group bacterium DNA harbors:
- a CDS encoding ribonuclease HI family protein has protein sequence MDKIIIFTDGASRGNPGPASIGVLIADSHGVAQKEYSQTIGKATNNEAEYQAVIFALKKVKALVGKAKIKNAEILIKSDSELMVSQLSGKYKIKEPNIQKLFIQAWNLKIDYKKVDFQLVPREQNSLADKLANHALDAESQKLF, from the coding sequence ATGGATAAAATAATTATTTTCACAGACGGCGCTTCGCGCGGCAATCCAGGACCAGCTTCTATCGGTGTCTTAATAGCTGACTCGCATGGTGTTGCGCAAAAAGAATATTCTCAAACAATTGGCAAGGCAACTAATAACGAGGCAGAATATCAGGCAGTGATTTTTGCCTTAAAAAAAGTTAAAGCTCTTGTTGGCAAAGCAAAAATAAAAAATGCTGAAATTTTAATAAAATCCGACTCTGAACTGATGGTTTCTCAATTGTCGGGGAAATACAAAATAAAAGAGCCGAATATCCAAAAATTATTTATTCAGGCATGGAATTTAAAAATTGATTACAAAAAAGTGGATTTTCAGCTTGTCCCTCGGGAGCAAAATTCTTTGGCTGACAAATTGGCAAACCATGCCCTTGACGCAGAGTCCCAAAAACTATTTTAA